Proteins from a single region of Streptomyces spinoverrucosus:
- a CDS encoding DegT/DnrJ/EryC1/StrS family aminotransferase, whose protein sequence is MTTAPASAIAPWADAAGRRRLHELESRHREESAADVAAAVSGVLDAHHQRIGTDGLVLYAGTNVLSPAVRAAHDTDLSTRPALGWPGGKLQTGVQEIEALEVIATTQVARAMRAAHAEVRFLTATMANLALYSAFTQPGDTIAVLSPEAGGHASHHAHATAGIRGLKVTYLPYNPVDFDVDETVLDVFLTAHRPKLILVGGSVTLFPHRLTVLRAAADRIGALLAYDASHTAGLIAAGYFQDPLAEGAHVVTFSTYKTFAGPAGGAAVTNDPELAQAISHAAYPVMSSNYDPARLGPLAVAAAEAVEQQPSWAGPTITTAQRLGHHLAAHGYAVLGAHRGYTRTHQVVLDATALGGGTPAVGRLAAHGIYAGTCRLPWQTPDGPAQGIRLGTQEIVRRGADTATMAHIAAAVHHALINTVAPSTDRAAELRAALGRDLWNTHQPGTDQPGTDQHRRTIRRIT, encoded by the coding sequence GTGACCACCGCCCCCGCCTCCGCGATCGCGCCCTGGGCCGATGCCGCCGGCCGCCGGCGCCTGCACGAACTCGAGTCGCGGCACCGCGAGGAGTCCGCGGCCGACGTGGCCGCCGCGGTCAGCGGCGTCCTGGACGCCCACCACCAGCGCATCGGCACCGACGGCCTCGTGCTGTACGCCGGCACCAACGTCCTCTCCCCGGCCGTACGCGCCGCCCACGACACCGACCTGTCCACCCGGCCCGCGCTGGGCTGGCCGGGCGGCAAACTCCAGACCGGCGTCCAGGAGATCGAGGCCCTCGAAGTCATCGCCACCACACAGGTGGCCCGGGCCATGCGAGCAGCCCACGCCGAGGTCCGCTTCCTGACCGCGACCATGGCCAACCTCGCCCTGTACAGCGCCTTCACCCAGCCCGGCGACACCATAGCCGTGCTCTCCCCGGAGGCCGGCGGCCACGCCAGCCACCACGCACACGCCACCGCGGGCATCCGCGGCCTGAAGGTCACCTACCTGCCCTACAACCCGGTCGACTTCGACGTCGACGAAACCGTCCTGGACGTCTTCCTCACCGCCCACCGGCCCAAGCTCATCCTCGTCGGCGGCAGCGTCACCCTCTTCCCCCACCGGCTCACAGTCCTGCGCGCGGCCGCCGACCGCATCGGCGCCCTGCTGGCCTACGACGCCTCCCACACCGCCGGACTCATCGCCGCCGGCTACTTCCAGGACCCCCTGGCAGAAGGCGCCCACGTCGTGACCTTCTCCACCTACAAGACCTTCGCCGGCCCCGCCGGCGGCGCGGCGGTCACCAACGACCCCGAACTCGCCCAGGCCATCTCACATGCGGCCTACCCCGTCATGAGCTCCAACTACGACCCCGCACGCCTGGGCCCCCTCGCCGTCGCCGCCGCCGAAGCCGTCGAACAGCAGCCCTCCTGGGCCGGCCCGACCATCACTACGGCCCAGCGCCTCGGACACCATCTCGCCGCGCACGGCTACGCCGTCCTGGGCGCCCACCGCGGCTACACCCGCACCCACCAAGTCGTCCTGGACGCCACCGCCCTGGGCGGCGGCACCCCCGCCGTCGGCCGCCTGGCCGCCCACGGCATCTACGCCGGCACCTGCCGCCTGCCCTGGCAGACGCCCGACGGCCCCGCCCAGGGCATCCGGCTGGGCACGCAGGAAATCGTCCGCCGCGGCGCCGACACCGCGACCATGGCGCACATCGCCGCCGCCGTCCACCACGCCCTCATCAACACCGTGGCCCCGAGTACCGACCGCGCGGCCGAACTGCGCGCCGCACTGGGCCGCGACCTGTGGAACACGCACCAGCCGGGTACGGATCAGCCGGGTACGGATCAGCACCGACGCACCATCCGGCGCATAACCTGA
- a CDS encoding NAD(P)-dependent oxidoreductase has product MSATVGFIGLGNIGGRVVAHLVKAGHDVAVFDLNAAAVEAAVDAGARAASSAGDAASGARAVFLSLPNPAIVSSVVGEILPHTAGDTVIVDHSTIDPDTSRALAAAAGEAGASFLDAPVSGGVQGAEAGTLAVMVGGDQAALERVRPLLETYAGSVVRVGDSGSGQVVKLANNLITAINIAALGEALTTTVRQGVDLDIAVSVLTKSSANSNVLSSYFPRTLFTAERPTGFALDFMHKDLSLFLSSAASGPVPLPLSNTVRDLFTIGRQLGRGGKDFTSVVEFYEDFADVRLQTKENTK; this is encoded by the coding sequence ATGAGTGCAACAGTCGGCTTCATCGGGCTGGGGAACATCGGTGGACGGGTCGTCGCCCATCTGGTGAAGGCCGGGCATGACGTGGCCGTCTTCGACCTGAACGCCGCCGCGGTCGAAGCCGCGGTGGATGCCGGGGCCCGTGCGGCGTCCTCGGCCGGCGACGCCGCCTCCGGGGCCCGGGCGGTCTTCCTGAGTCTGCCGAACCCGGCCATCGTGTCCTCGGTCGTCGGGGAGATCCTGCCGCACACGGCCGGCGACACGGTGATCGTCGACCACAGCACGATCGACCCCGACACCTCGCGGGCCCTCGCGGCCGCTGCCGGCGAAGCAGGCGCGAGCTTCCTGGACGCCCCGGTCAGCGGCGGTGTCCAGGGAGCGGAGGCCGGCACCCTCGCCGTCATGGTGGGGGGTGACCAAGCCGCCCTGGAGCGGGTGCGCCCGCTGCTGGAGACCTATGCGGGCAGCGTCGTAAGGGTCGGGGACAGCGGCAGCGGCCAGGTCGTCAAGCTCGCCAACAACCTGATCACCGCCATCAACATCGCGGCACTGGGAGAGGCGCTGACCACGACTGTGCGCCAGGGCGTCGACCTCGACATCGCGGTGAGCGTGCTGACGAAGAGCTCGGCCAACAGCAACGTGCTGTCCAGCTACTTCCCGCGCACCCTGTTCACAGCCGAGCGGCCCACGGGCTTCGCCCTGGACTTCATGCACAAGGACCTGAGTCTGTTCCTGTCCTCCGCCGCCTCGGGTCCGGTTCCGCTGCCGCTGTCGAACACCGTCCGCGACCTGTTCACGATCGGCCGCCAACTGGGCCGCGGTGGCAAGGACTTCACCAGCGTCGTCGAGTTCTACGAGGACTTCGCCGACGTCCGCCTGCAGACCAAGGAGAACACCAAGTGA
- a CDS encoding aldehyde dehydrogenase family protein: protein MSTTDIETPFVHQLIGGAWGPADSGDWIEVENPGRREVIARVPSSGASDVDRAVEAAKAAFPAWRAKPSRERGALLIKLGDKIAEHQEELARIIASETGNALRTQARGEAASAVDIFRYYGQVASEQKGETLPLGDGLLSYTVREPLGVVGGIVPWNAPVQLSALKIAMALTTGNTLVLKAAELAPLGVLRLAQWAAEILPDGVLNVICGPGSVAGARIASHPDIAKLTFTGSTGVGRGILAAAADRIVPVTLELGGKSPVIVFPDSDDDATVDGVIAGMRFTRQGQSCTAGSRLYLHEDIFDSFLDKLTAKLAQLKIGDPLDEDSDIGAIVSRPQYDKVCHYIQSGLDKGGKLITGGVQQPVDQDGYYIAPTVISGVGADWEITREEVFGPVLVVIPFRDEDEAVAAANDSRYGLAGYVWSKDIDKALRTANKLQVGWIQINRGGGQIPGMAYGGIKQSGLGREYSVDGALESFTQHKSFTIAYQA, encoded by the coding sequence GTGAGCACCACCGACATCGAGACCCCCTTCGTCCACCAGCTGATCGGCGGCGCCTGGGGACCCGCCGACTCCGGCGACTGGATCGAGGTGGAGAACCCCGGGCGCCGCGAGGTCATCGCGCGTGTGCCCTCCTCCGGAGCATCGGACGTCGACCGGGCCGTCGAGGCGGCGAAGGCGGCGTTCCCCGCCTGGCGGGCCAAGCCCTCCCGCGAGCGCGGCGCCCTGCTGATCAAGCTCGGTGACAAGATCGCCGAGCACCAGGAGGAACTGGCGCGGATCATCGCCTCCGAGACCGGCAACGCGCTGCGCACCCAGGCCCGCGGCGAGGCCGCCTCGGCGGTGGACATCTTCCGCTACTACGGGCAGGTGGCCTCCGAGCAGAAGGGCGAGACCCTCCCCCTGGGCGACGGCCTGCTCTCCTACACCGTCCGGGAGCCGCTGGGCGTGGTCGGCGGCATCGTGCCGTGGAACGCACCGGTGCAGTTGTCCGCCCTGAAGATCGCCATGGCGCTGACCACGGGCAACACCCTCGTCCTCAAGGCGGCGGAGCTTGCCCCGCTGGGCGTGCTGCGCCTAGCGCAGTGGGCGGCGGAGATCCTGCCCGACGGCGTGCTGAACGTGATCTGCGGCCCGGGCTCCGTGGCAGGGGCACGGATCGCCTCCCACCCCGACATCGCGAAGCTGACCTTCACCGGTTCCACGGGGGTGGGGCGCGGCATCCTGGCGGCGGCCGCGGACCGGATCGTGCCCGTCACCCTGGAGCTGGGCGGCAAGTCCCCGGTCATCGTCTTCCCCGACTCCGACGACGACGCCACCGTCGACGGTGTCATCGCGGGCATGCGCTTCACCCGGCAGGGCCAGTCCTGCACCGCGGGCTCACGCCTGTACCTGCACGAGGACATCTTCGACTCGTTCCTGGACAAGCTCACCGCCAAGCTCGCCCAGCTGAAGATCGGTGACCCGCTGGACGAGGACAGCGACATCGGCGCCATCGTCAGCCGACCCCAGTACGACAAGGTCTGCCACTACATCCAGTCGGGCCTCGACAAGGGCGGCAAGCTGATCACCGGCGGCGTGCAACAGCCCGTCGACCAGGACGGCTACTACATCGCACCGACCGTGATCAGCGGCGTCGGCGCCGACTGGGAGATCACCCGAGAGGAAGTCTTCGGTCCCGTCCTGGTCGTGATTCCCTTCCGCGACGAGGACGAGGCCGTCGCGGCCGCCAACGATTCGCGCTACGGCCTGGCCGGGTACGTCTGGTCGAAGGACATCGACAAGGCGCTGCGCACCGCCAACAAGCTCCAGGTGGGCTGGATCCAGATCAATCGCGGCGGCGGCCAGATCCCCGGCATGGCCTACGGCGGCATCAAGCAGTCCGGCCTGGGCCGCGAGTACTCCGTCGACGGCGCGCTGGAGAGCTTCACCCAGCACAAGAGCTTCACCATCGCCTACCAGGCCTGA
- a CDS encoding PucR family transcriptional regulator produces the protein MADTDMQDIVDEIAAVLGKGVSVDDLGGRLVTYSAQQGRADEARIRSLLTRAVPDDIRAWQNRHGVATATEPVVVPPNPDLGMLARLCVPLLHHGVKTGTLWVLQADDTWSSEAVLSRLDTLSEQITTLAALQYDKADPRVEERRDREAVFQHACRGDQNAIEDLRTWPTLYALDTVHVLVCFHAAAFAAGHRSDIEATQLRVALHQTLSAHSHVLAGSVQDTHTTCLVRSSHGADTSSRLHEDLAAAITSTQAHSGSGATVFTGVSAPLRDTGRLPEAYQQAVIAGQAAAVDPAVGPLASWHSIGPYRFLARHLRSDVPQQSDLYDLLRAADTQGELLHTLEVYYDHSSVNQVADILHLHRTTLYYRLGRIKDAIGADPLEGPTRLELHVAIKAARWQRRPRV, from the coding sequence ATGGCCGACACCGACATGCAGGACATCGTCGACGAGATCGCCGCCGTGCTGGGCAAAGGCGTCTCCGTCGACGACCTCGGCGGCCGGCTGGTCACCTACAGCGCACAGCAGGGGCGCGCCGACGAAGCCCGTATCCGCTCCCTGCTCACCCGGGCCGTCCCCGACGACATCCGGGCCTGGCAGAACCGGCACGGCGTCGCCACGGCCACCGAGCCCGTCGTGGTCCCGCCCAACCCCGACCTCGGCATGCTGGCCCGGCTGTGCGTCCCACTGCTGCACCACGGCGTCAAGACCGGCACCCTGTGGGTCCTTCAGGCCGACGACACCTGGTCCTCCGAGGCCGTCCTCAGCCGGCTCGACACGCTGTCGGAGCAGATCACAACCCTGGCCGCCTTGCAGTACGACAAGGCCGACCCCCGGGTCGAGGAGCGCCGCGACCGTGAAGCGGTCTTCCAGCACGCCTGCCGCGGCGACCAGAACGCCATCGAGGACCTGCGCACCTGGCCGACGCTGTACGCGCTCGACACGGTGCACGTCCTGGTCTGTTTCCACGCCGCCGCCTTCGCTGCCGGCCACCGCAGCGACATCGAGGCCACCCAGCTGCGGGTCGCCCTGCACCAGACCCTGTCCGCTCACAGTCATGTCCTGGCCGGCTCCGTGCAGGACACCCACACCACCTGTCTTGTGCGCTCGAGCCACGGAGCCGACACGTCGTCGCGCCTGCACGAGGACCTGGCCGCAGCCATCACCAGCACTCAGGCCCACAGCGGCTCCGGCGCCACTGTCTTCACCGGTGTCAGCGCCCCGCTGAGGGACACCGGACGGCTCCCCGAGGCCTACCAGCAGGCCGTCATCGCCGGCCAGGCCGCGGCCGTCGACCCGGCCGTCGGCCCGCTGGCCTCTTGGCACAGCATCGGACCGTACCGGTTCCTCGCCCGGCACCTGCGTAGCGACGTCCCCCAGCAGTCAGACCTCTACGACCTGCTCAGGGCGGCCGACACCCAGGGCGAGCTGCTGCACACCCTGGAGGTCTACTACGACCACAGCAGCGTCAACCAGGTCGCCGACATCCTCCACCTGCACCGCACGACGCTCTACTACCGCCTGGGCAGGATCAAGGACGCCATCGGTGCCGACCCGCTCGAAGGCCCCACCCGCCTGGAACTGCACGTGGCGATCAAGGCCGCTCGCTGGCAGCGCCGTCCCCGCGTGTGA
- a CDS encoding AAA family ATPase: MADAPRRVGLMDRHALVAALDLAARQRVTIISAPAGSRKTSVLRAWAAQSGQQRRIAFVSVRGGQNDAQLFWLDLIGAIRGALDEAAEPPAASPAFDGTAMVDRVLSELATTDDPITLIIDDLHWLSSPDPFEQLASLPTHLPRQLTRSSPPAAIFPSGSSCYISDDFAPGLALTPDSAAKGASLPRRSGIGEHRHHRRQPLVLPDGVGRSGSSGCPPPPERGLPRATDVSA, encoded by the coding sequence ATGGCCGATGCACCGCGCAGAGTCGGGCTGATGGATCGACACGCCTTGGTCGCGGCCCTGGATCTCGCCGCACGGCAGCGAGTGACGATCATCTCGGCGCCCGCGGGCAGCAGGAAAACGTCTGTGTTGCGTGCCTGGGCCGCTCAGTCGGGTCAGCAGCGCCGCATCGCGTTCGTCTCGGTCCGGGGCGGCCAGAACGACGCGCAGTTGTTCTGGCTCGATCTGATCGGCGCGATCCGTGGTGCTCTGGACGAGGCGGCGGAGCCGCCGGCTGCGTCGCCCGCCTTCGACGGCACTGCCATGGTGGACCGGGTCCTGTCGGAGCTCGCCACGACCGACGACCCCATCACGCTGATCATCGACGATCTTCATTGGCTCAGTTCGCCGGACCCCTTCGAACAACTCGCGTCGCTGCCGACCCACCTGCCCCGCCAGCTCACGCGATCCTCGCCACCCGCCGCGATCTTCCCCTCGGGCTCCTCCTGCTACATCTCGGACGATTTCGCGCCGGGTCTTGCCCTGACCCCGGACAGCGCGGCGAAGGGCGCCTCACTGCCCAGGCGTTCCGGGATCGGTGAGCACCGGCATCATCGTCGACAGCCCCTCGTTCTCCCGGACGGCGTCGGCCGGTCCGGGAGCAGCGGTTGTCCGCCGCCCCCGGAGCGCGGTTTGCCTCGTGCGACGGACGTATCGGCGTGA